The DNA window ATTCAAGAGAAAAACATTAATTTGCAAAAGGCACAAAAAATTATTCAAGAGCTTATGGTGACCTTAAATATGGATATCGAAATTTCTAAGTCAATGATGCAAATGTATGAGTATATGAATCACCGACTTATAGAAGCAAACATCACGAATGATGTGCAAGCTATCGAAGAGGTAGAGGGGTATACGCTTGAATTTCGTGATACATGGAAGCAGGTTATTCAGATAAATCGCCAAAAGCAGTTTAGTGGAGGCCAGGCTTAATGGCCGAAGTCGAGCAATTTTTACAAACTTCAGAAAGACTATATTCCCATTTGACGAACATTCCTCTGGATGAAGAGCGCACAGCGTTTATTGATCAAATCAACATTTTACTGGATGAACGAGAGGAATCTATTCAAGCGCTAGGTTCCACTGTACTTTCTGAACATTCTTTATATGACCATCTACTGGAACTTGATCAAGGCATCAACAAACGCTTATCCAAAGTAATGAATGATGTTAAGAGAGACATTAAAGATCTTCAACAAAAAAAACGTCATGAGGGTTCTTATTCAAATCCCTACGCTGCAACACAAACAATTGATGGCATGTATTTTGATAATAAGAAATGATAAAAACGACTTTTGCTCTAGCGAAAGTCGTTTTTTATATCTACTCCTCTAACACAACAACACCCCCTCCAACTTCAAAGCCATTCTCAAGCTCGAATCTACCTTCAGTTCTCCGAACGTGAATGAAGAAGTGCTGTGTTTATTCTTGTTTACAATACTCAATTTTTGTCACGGGCAATCTTCGTTCCTACTAAAATGAATACTTATTCATTTCAATCATCACATATTTCGACTAAATATATGAAATTTATTTTCATTTGAATAAACTGTTAAAAAATGTCTTCAGATAATCAAAAATAAGTGATAAAATTAAGTTAAAAGTTATAGAGGGGAGATTTTATTTATGAGGAATAAAGTACTACTAATTACCATTATCCTTTTATTATTTGCAACGACAGCGAGTGCAAGCACTTTATATGAAGTGAAAAAAGGAGATTCATTAACTAAAATTGCGAAGGTACATAAAGTGTCTGTTAACGAGCTTAAAAGTTGGAATAAGCTTACGAAGGATAGTATTTATGTGAAACAAAAATTAATTGTACAAAAACCAAAAGCTGGTCAAGCTCCTCAAAATGTAGTAACTGTTAAGCCTGGGACTTCTGCTAAAACGGAAGTAAAAGTGCCATCAGGTGAAGTGAAGTCGGAACAAATTGTTAAACCTCCTACAATTATTAACGAAGCGAAAGAACTGTCTGTAAGTGGACAAGCTATATACGTATTACTTCAAGATATAGCACCAAGAATGCAAAGTATTCCATATTTATATGGAGGGAATACAATGGCTGGTTTTGATTGCAGTGGCTTTATTTATTTCGTTCATTCGCAAGCTGGTTTAGGTATTATTCGACAGAGTAGTGAAGGTTATTTTACGCAAAGTGCAACTGTTACGAGTCCAGTAGTTGGGGATTTGGCGTTTTT is part of the Psychrobacillus sp. FSL H8-0483 genome and encodes:
- a CDS encoding NlpC/P60 family protein, which gives rise to MRNKVLLITIILLLFATTASASTLYEVKKGDSLTKIAKVHKVSVNELKSWNKLTKDSIYVKQKLIVQKPKAGQAPQNVVTVKPGTSAKTEVKVPSGEVKSEQIVKPPTIINEAKELSVSGQAIYVLLQDIAPRMQSIPYLYGGNTMAGFDCSGFIYFVHSQAGLGIIRQSSEGYFTQSATVTSPVVGDLAFFENTYKEGISHMGIYLGNNEFIHAGSKGVEITSLDSSYWKEHFVSFKRFYTVSMN
- the fliS gene encoding flagellar export chaperone FliS encodes the protein MAAQSVHQAYKNNSVSTASPGELTLMLYNGCLKFLGKAKVAIVEKNIQEKNINLQKAQKIIQELMVTLNMDIEISKSMMQMYEYMNHRLIEANITNDVQAIEEVEGYTLEFRDTWKQVIQINRQKQFSGGQA
- a CDS encoding flagellar protein FliT produces the protein MAEVEQFLQTSERLYSHLTNIPLDEERTAFIDQINILLDEREESIQALGSTVLSEHSLYDHLLELDQGINKRLSKVMNDVKRDIKDLQQKKRHEGSYSNPYAATQTIDGMYFDNKK